The Jaculus jaculus isolate mJacJac1 chromosome 14, mJacJac1.mat.Y.cur, whole genome shotgun sequence nucleotide sequence cccttttaaaaatattttatttttatttatttatttattagagatggggaggggagagagagagaatgggcacaccagggcctctagccactgcaaatgaactccagatgcatgcaccaccatgtgcatctggcttacttgagacctggagaattgaatctgggttcttaggcttcgcaagcatgtgccttaactgctaagccatctctccagcccccttccctttttttttattttgattttttgaggtagggtctcgctttagtccaggctgacctggaattcaccctgtattctcagggtggcctcggactcatggcgatcctcctacctctgcctcccaagtgctgtgattaaaggtgtgtgccaccatgcccggctcctttttaaaaaattaaaaaaaaattatttatatttatatttgagagagaaagagacagagagagagagggagagagagaatggatatgcctggcccttcagctgctgcaaactccagaatcatgtgccatcttgtgcatctggcttatgtgggtcctggggaatcgaatcctagtcctttagctttgcaggctagtgccttaacctctaagccatccttccagccctcctttttatcatcaaactctagacacaagcgCCACCTAATGTGTAGGTACAACCTTGCAAGCTTGTGCGCTTGagtcaccttgtacgtctggcttatgtgggacctggagaggcaaatatgagtccttaggcttcacaggcaagggccttaactgcgaagccatcttcctagccctgtaataacttcttttttttttttaaattttggggtagggtctcactctagcccaggctgacctggaattcactatggagtctcagggtggaattgaactcacggtgatcctcccacctctgcctcccgagtgctgggattaaaggcgtgcgccaccgtgcccagcttacAATAACTTCTTAATGAGCTGTTCATTGGCAGTAGCTCTGGTCAGGCGTCCAGTAGGGCCAGCTGCCTCACCTTCTTCCCAGACAGAGTCTGCCCCTCTGCTCAAAGCTGATATCCCTGCGGGTTTGTGGGCCAGGGCAGCAGCACGGCTTCAGAGCAGACCTGAGGTGGGATTTTCCAGCTAATTACCTGGGCCATCTTTGTGAGGAAACAATCAATGAAGTCCCGGGGAGAGCTGGGGTCTATGGAGGCCTGGTGTTCGCGGACGCTGCGGGCGATGAGAGCTTTCATGCCCCTGAAGTTCCTGAACAGACGTCGGTGAGGCCCAGGTAGCCAGTCCAGGAGACTTGGGAAGATGTTGTACATCTGGGGACCGGGCGGAGTTGGAGGGGTTTTGGTGAAACAGGCATGGCGTGTGCTTGGGGCACATGGTGGGGGGGGGTAAGGCAAGGGGGTCAAGGAGGTTACAACAGGCCTGGCAGAGCAGCCAGGTTCAAGGGCGGGGTGGAGGGAGATGGACAGCTCCCTGGGCCCTGTGTAACCCGGAAAGGGGCCGGAAAGGAAGTGGGCCTACCAGtcagcctgccttccttccttccttcccccctccctccctccctccctcccttctttccttccttccttccttccttccttccttccttcctcccttcgtcctttcctttctttgtcccttccttccttcctccctccctccctccttcccttctgtctTTCCTCCTTCGCTTCCTCTTTTtagctttcccttcctccttcacttgccctcttccttccttccttccttcctccctccctccctctctccttccttcttttttcccctccgtttccttccttctttctttctccaggctggaattcactatgtagtctcagggtggccacgaactcagcgatcctcctacctctgcctccggagtgctgggattaaaggcgtgtgccaccatgcccggcttggatgattttgtgtgtgtgtgtgtgtgggggggggtctaggtagggtctcactctagcccaggctgacctggaattcactacgtactctcaggctggcctcgaactcacagcgatcctaccacttcagcctcccgagggctgagattgaaggtgcgtgcctccacgcccggctactGGGATGTTTTGAGACCGGCTCTCACtcagtagccctggctggcctagtACTTgctatgtggtccaggctggcctcgaacttcgAGGTGACCCCCCCCCCTTGCGTCTGCTCAGGTGGCAGGTGTGAGTCACCGCCGAAGCTCCCCTGCCGTGTCCTTTTCCGTCTCTGGACCTTGTgggccccccgcccccacccggcTTGGCCTCAGACCGCCCACCTCGCCCCAGGGGCTGCTCATGATCTGGAAGTTGTCGTTGATGAACCGGATGATGGTGAGCAGACGCTCGTCGCTGTAGTCGAAGCGACTGCCGAAGAGCACCGAGCAGATGATGTTGGACACGGAGCGGCTGATGACAAACACGGGGTCGAAGGGCTGCCCTGGGGGGGGGTGGCGGGCAGAGCGTGTCACCTGTCACACCCAGCCCCGGCGACAGCACAGCCCTTGTTTGCACACCATCGACCCACCCTTCACACCACATCGACACAGGCACGTGTCGATGGCTCAGCACACCGCATGACCCCCCTAAAGGACGAAGGGACAGGCCGTTCTCTGGGGCCACCGCGCACCACGCACGGCGCGGCAGACACAAACATCAGACGTCACGAAAACCAAAGCAAAGCGACATTAGGTAAGAAAACGCGTGGTAGGCctgagagacggcttagcggttaagcgcttgcctgtgaagcctaaggaccccggttcgaggctcggttccccaggtcccacgttagccagatgcacaagggggcgcacgcgtctggagttcgtttgcagaggctggaagccctggcgcgcccattctctctctctctccctctatctgtctttctctctgtgtctgtcgctcttaaataaataaattaaaaaaaaaaaaaaagaaaacgtgtggcagggttggagagagggcttagaggataaagcatttgtctgtgaagcctaaggacccaggttcagttccccagaacccacgtaaagctagatgcacacggtgggccgtgtgtctggagtttgtttgcagtggctagaggccctggtgtgcccgctctctctctcaaataaataaataatagtaaataaccACACAGAAAATGCAACCCAAAGAGctggtgtggcggcacacacctctaatctccagcacatgggaggttgaggcaggaatcCTGGtataagcttgaggccagcctgggctatgtactgcattctaggtcagtcttGGTTACATAGATTCTGTGCCAAAACCAACCCATGACACAGACACATTTCAACACGACAGCCAAGACACAAAAGCTCAGCCCGGGAAACCAAGTCAGGACTTGTGTGGCCTCTTGATCTTGGTGTCTTTCCTTTGCTGAgcctctgttttctcatctgtaatttttttttttttttttgtgggggtgggtgggcaggagagatagcttggtgtttaaggcgcttgcctgcaaagcctaacaaacccaggttcaattctccagtacccatgtaaagccaggtgcacgaaatggcgcttgtgtctggagtttgtctgcagtggctggaagctttgctatgcccattcatgctctctctctcactctccttgcaaataaataaaatatttaaaaaaatgtttttctgaggcaaggtctcactctagcccaggctgacctggaattcacagtgctcttcctacctctgcctcccgaatactgaCATTAGAGGCATACGTctagagttttattttttctgaatttattattatttatctgtttatgagagaaggagaaaaaacgggcacactagggactctagccgctgcaaaagaactccagacgtgtgccaccttatgcagctggcttacctgggtcctggggaatcgaacctgggtcctcagtcttctcaagcaagcgccttaaccagctaagccatctctccagccctggcctggagTTTTCTGCCTAGCCAAAGATAACggtgaactcctgatcctcctgcctccaccacccaggtactgggattacaggcacatctGGCTGGTGGTGAGCTTTTGAGAATGtcgtcatcaccatcatcatcaccatcatcatcttcatcatcatctcCCACCGTGGGCCCAGAACATCCATCAACGCCTCAGAGCTCCCGCCCTAGGCCAGGGGAGGCAGAGCCCTCTGTCGACCCACCTCCAGGGGGCGCCGTTGCCAAGGGAGAGTCGTGCAGGCCCTTTGCGCTCACTGGCAGGTGCTAGGGTTAGGGTTCGGGTGGATGTGGATCAGGGGTGGGGCCCGCATGCAGGGACTCTGCCTGACCTTCGGTTTTCCGCAGCGACTCCAACAGGAACCTGCTTTCCTCCAGGATCCTCTCCTCGATGCTGCGCTTTCCCATGCCGAAGTTCCGGAGAATCTGGATGGAGAACTTTCGCAGCACCTTCCACCGCTCCCCGTTGGAGAAGGCGATGCCTGGGGAAGCAAGGAACAGGTGTGCGCACGTTGCTGCAAACCCACGCCCTGCGCTCCTTCCATTCACTGCGTTTGGCTTAACGTGGGTGCCGTGCAATTGAACCTGGTCCTGcgggctttgcaaggaagtgtctttagccactgaaccatatccTTGGCCCacctatctgtctgcctctctttgttttccttccttccttctcttcctctttctctctttctttaaattgtgtgtctgtttgtctatatatatatatatatatataatttgtttgtttgttggttggttttgtttttcaaggtggggtcttgctctagtccaggctggcctggtctcagggtggcctcgaactcatggcgatcctcctccttctgcctccggagtgctgggattaaaggcgtgcgccaccatgcccctaCACCTCCAATCCCCGGttatccttttttaatattttatttgagagagagagagacagcgcaagagaaaggcagatatatagagagaatgggcactccagccactgcaaatgaactccaggtgcatgtgccaccttgtgcatctggctcacgtgggtcctggagaatcaaacctgggtccttaggcttcacaggcaagcgccttaaccactgagccatctctccagccctttttctttctttcttagacagtattccactctagcccaggctgacctggaactcactctgtaacccaagctgggttcaaactcacagtgatccatctaccccagcctcctagcctgggattagaggcgtgagcATCCCACCTGGTGAAGACTGAGTTTAGACTCTTCCCCACCTCCACCAGCAAGCTGTGTCCCTGACCCTCCAGGCCGGATCAGGTGCCTTGGTTGAGTTTCCATAGGATGCCCAGGATTTCCTCACCACAGTTTGGATCACCCTGCCTCTTTAAGGATCTGGTCACTTTGGGCTGGTCACTGGTAGTGAGGTATCAAGAAGGCAGGGTAGAGACTGAGACACCCACTGTGTCCTTGTCAAACACGCGTTGCTGGTGACTGTTTGCTCATCACTGAGTGTGCAAACAAGAGAGATAAGTAAGACAAATAAGTGGTGGGACAAGGAGAACTCATGGCAGAGTGAGCCGAGCCCCTGCGGAGTCCTGGGAAGTCTTCCACTCCTCCCAAGAACGTCCCCTCCCCCTttgctggaggcagggtctcatctcactctggcccaggctgacctggaactcactttgtagtcccatactggcctccaactcatagcgatcctcctgcctctgcttcctgagtgctgggattaaaggtgtgtgacaccacatcattttaaaaaattttattattatttttatttattaaagaggcggcaggggagagaatgggcaagtcagggcctctagctcctgcaaatgaactccagatgtcaccatgtgcgtctggcttgcgtgggctctggggaatcaaacctaggtccttaggcttcacaggcaaacaccttaatcgctaagccatctctccaacccatgattggcaatatatatatttgttttgttttgtttttttgaggtagggtttcattgtagtccaggctgaactggaattcactatgtagtgtcagagtgaccttgaactcatggtgatcctcctacctctgcctcctgagtgctgggattaaaggcatgcgtcatcatgcctggcttgattggctatttttttcaggtttttacttttatttatttatttgttagagagagagagagggagggagagaatgggtgtgccagggcctctagccactgcaaacaaattccagactcatgtgccaccatgtgcatctggcctatgtgggtcctggagaatcaaactggcgtccttaggcttcacaggcaagcaccttaatcactaagccatctctctagcccatgattggctttttttttttttttttttttttttggcaactaAGGGCCTATACGTACAGATGTTTTCTCTGAAATGGCAGCAAGgaaagttggacatggtggtgcacacttttaatccttgggaggcagaggtaggaggatcaccgtgagctcgaggccaccctgagactacatagtgaattccaggtcagcctggactagagtgagaccctacctcagaagataaaaaagaaagaaatcacagcaTGGGGACTTTCTCAAGTGTCCTATCTTCACCTCTTTGCATCTGGTGTCCCTGGATAGGCAAAGACATAAGACCAAGGCCAGGGAAGGGGACGTGAAGACTCTTATTGCACAAGAGCCACTATTTCATCAGAGCGTCCCTCCGACCCTGGGCCAACAGTTGCAATTTACCTAGTGAAGCGGCCTGGAGAAGCTGTAGGCattatcttgtttttttctttttctttcttttctctttttctctttctttctttcttttggtttcttgaggtagggtcttgctctagcccaggctgacctggaattcactatgtagtctcagggtggccttgaactcatggtgatcctcctacttctgccttcccagtgctagtattaaaggcatgtaccactgtatccagcttctttctttctttcccccttcttttcttccttccttccttccttcctttccttctcctttcttatttatttatttatttatttggaggtagggtttcactccagctcaggcagacctggaattcactttgtaggtgaaggggggcctcaaactcatgcagatcttcccaactctgcctcctcagcctaagctagaatgagaccatgaaatatatatatatacacacatatatatatgtacatatatataatatatatatgtatgtatgtatgtatgtattttttgtatatttacttgatggttgtgagtttgaggccagcctgagactacatagtgaattccaggacagcctgggctagcgtgagaccctacctcagaagataaaaaagaaagaaatcacagcaTGGGGACTTTCTCAAGTGTCCTATCTTCACCTCTTTGCATCTGGTGTCCCTGGATAGGCAAAGACATAAGACCAAGGCCAGGGAAGGGGACGTGAAGACTCTTATTGCACAAGAGCCACTATTTCATCAGAGCGTCCCTCCGACCCTGGGCCAACAGTTGCAATTTACCTAGTGAAGGGGCCTGGAGAAGCTGTAGGCattatcttgtttttttctttttctttcttttctctttttctctttctttctttcttttggtttcttgaggtagggtcttgctctagcccaggctgacctggaattcactatgtagtctcagggtggccttgaactcatggtgatcctcctacttctgccttcccagtgctagtattaaaggcatgtaccactgtatccagcttctttctttctttcccccttcttttcttccttccttccttccttcctttccttctcctttcttatttatttatttggaggtagggtttcactccagctcaggcagacctggaattcactttgtaggtgaaggggggcctcaaactcatgcagatcttcccaactctgcctcctcagcctaagctagaatgagaccatgaaatatatatatatacacacacatatatatgtacatatatataatatatatatgtatgtatgtatgtatgtattttttgtatatttacttgatggttgtgagtttgaggccagcctgagactacatagtgaatttcaggacagcctgggctagcgtgagaccctacctcagaaaaaaaaaaaaaaaaaaaagacaccactCTGTGGGAAGCCCCGTTCTGAGTAATTTATCCTTGAGTTAACAGTCCTTGAGACCCAGCATCAACAATTTTTGAAATGAAAGCCTCTATTTCTGCTTTCGTACAAAACTTCCATTCCTTTAAGTTTCTCCTACCAACTGCCCTGCTTTTATATCTTAGCCCATTGCATGAGAGCGtgagggagccgggcgtggtggcgcacgcctttgatcccagcacgtgggaggcagaggcaggaggatcgccgtgagttcgaggccagcctgagactccatagtgaattccaggtcagcctgggctagagtgagaccatacttcttgaaaacaaaccaaaaaagcgTGAGCTCTGCCGTAATTAGAGGACACAGGGCCCTTGTGTTAGCAGACAAAAACCCAGCCGATTCCCTGCCGGGTGTTCGGGCCTGCCTGTGGCTGGGCCATCTTTTTGCAGAAGAGAACATAACCTTGCCAATATACGTTGGATGGCATGTGGTCATTCTGGGAGCCCAGACGCATGCCTGGCACCAAGAACGgagggggctgggggctggaggagatgggaTACAGCCTACCGTTGCCCTTGGTGAAGTTGAAGAACACAGGGTAGTCACCGCGGCCGCTGAAACTCTCCGCTTGGTCCACAAGCGCCTCCTTCACCGTCTGGAACCCGCTGAGGACCACCACCCGCCTGGGCCCCAGGTGGACCGTGTACACAGAGCCGTACTCCTTACTCAGCTGCAGGGAGAAGAGCAGAGTTCACCAGGGGTTGGGGGTACCACCCTCCTTCCCCAGCCCAGCGCCCTTGTGCCCAAGGCGAGGTGCCCTGCACCTTGGTGAGGGATGTCACCAAGTCCTGGGAGCGAAGTTGCAGTAGGTTCCCCAGGATGGGTAGAGGCGTGGGTCCTGGAGGCAGGTGGCtcttgcctctggagttcaaggtcaggaaCAGACAGATGAGAGCCAGGAGGAGAAGCAAGATGGCCATGTTCACGCTGTCCATGGTGAAGGCAGCTCTCCAGTGTCTCTGAGGGGGAAGtgggagaggacagaattgggAGAGAGTGGAATCCCTCCATTCCTCCTCTTCTGAAATTTCCTTTCCCCAAGTCCTGGCGATGTGGGCAgctggggagagaagggagactggaggggaggagggagagaggaggggagagagaggatgaagggTGTGGGGACCCAAACGATAGGTCAGAATACAGAGAGCAAGCGAGGAAGAAACGCAGAGATACAGGTGGAGGCAAGAGATACGGAGACCAAGAGAACCCAAGGGGCAAACGGGGACACACAGAGGCACCGAGGTAAACCGAGACCACAGTGATGTCCGTGTATCTTTACCTGTCGGTCTGTCTATCACTTTTcggttttttcttttggttttttgaggcagggtctcactgtagcccaggctgacccgtgcagtctcagggtggcctcgaactcacggcgatccacctacctctgcctcccgagtgctgggattaaaggcgtgtgccaccacgccctacctctgcctatcatTCATCCATGGATCTGTCATCTGTCAGAACACTGGCTCTCACACGGAGACAGTGATAGCAAGATATACACACACGGGGCCAGTGCCAGCTAAAACAAGACCCTGCAGTGAGCCAGATGGAGGGGGAAACGAGTCTCAGGAGAGGGGTTGGCAGACCACAGAAAGACAGAcgtggagagacagacagacagagaggcaggcaggcagatagaagagagatgggAACGAATGCTCTgcggcccaggctggcctcaaaatggTGTCCGTCCTCCAGCCTCAGGCTTCCGAGTTCCAGCATtataggcacgcaccaccatgtccacCTCAGAGATGACGCCTGTCAAGAAAGAGATCTGGGGGCCAGACAGgcggctcagtggctaagagcgcttgcctgaaaggcctgggttcgattccccggtacccacgtgaagccacatgcacagggtggtgcatgcatctggagttcctttgcaaggggcaggaggccctggcgtacgtatgtaaagaaagggagaaaggaaaacccCGGACTTGATCTGAAAGGCAGACTGCTTCTGGAAGCATGGCGAGGGGCCGTAGCCCTACTGCAGGATGGAGGCTCAAGTACTAAGCTAGGCTGGGCTTCAAGCTTAGAAGGCGGACCCCGAGGAAAACAGACAGAAGCAGGTACAAGTCCAAGGGACGTTGATAAGGAACTGTAGCTGTTTGTGGTCCTGCCCTGAAAGAGTCAGAACAAGCTGCTTCCGTGGGCTTGTCTATAGCAGGGTGCCCCAGATGCTTTCTGTTCCCTGCAGGCCTTCTGAGTCAAGGGAAGTCCATCAATCAGGGGAGTTGTCAAGCTTGTCtgggaatgagtgtgccaggtgtTCCCAAGACCTCCCGGGTTCCAGGATACTCATCAACCCTTCAGTTCCCTCTAGTTTCAAGAAAAGTCATTAAGCcttcagtgtgcccattctcacacgcACACTCTCTCCTTTCAgattaataaatacaatattattttgaaaaaagagagaagggctggagagatggcttagtggtt carries:
- the LOC101616190 gene encoding cytochrome P450 2F2 encodes the protein MDSVNMAILLLLLALICLFLTLNSRGKSHLPPGPTPLPILGNLLQLRSQDLVTSLTKLSKEYGSVYTVHLGPRRVVVLSGFQTVKEALVDQAESFSGRGDYPVFFNFTKGNGIAFSNGERWKVLRKFSIQILRNFGMGKRSIEERILEESRFLLESLRKTEGQPFDPVFVISRSVSNIICSVLFGSRFDYSDERLLTIIRFINDNFQIMSSPWGEMYNIFPSLLDWLPGPHRRLFRNFRGMKALIARSVREHQASIDPSSPRDFIDCFLTKMAQEKQDPLSHFQMDTLLMTTHNLLFGGTETVGTTLRHAFLVLMKYPKIQARVQEEIDRVVGRSRQPSLEDRPAMPYTDAVIHEVQRFADIIPMNLPHRVIRDTAFRGFLIPKGTDVITLLNTVHSDPSQFLTPREFNPNHFLDANQSFKKSPAFMPFSAGRRLCLGESLARMELFLFLASILQNFTLHSLVAPEDIDLSPLSTGLGNVPRPFQLCLRQR